In a genomic window of Salegentibacter salegens:
- a CDS encoding glycosyl hydrolase family 8 codes for MKQRIYLSGLFFIGLILLSGAIKAQNCDEEVEDPRGKMQTWEKGAWETGEYRNLFLEAGYSQAEIDAKLKKAYYDVFEGPNRVYFEVEDSLAYVSDLKNEDARTEGLSYGLMVAVQFDKKEVFDKLWRWTEKYMQHQEGPSEAYFAWSVDPKTGKKNAEGSASDGELFFVTALLFASNLWGNDTGINYYAEARRILDAMWSKDGTNGVRNVLNEEHKQITFVPHDGGYDWTDPSYHVPAFFEIWAEYANDGREEFYRATADTARVFLHRATHPETGLTPDYAEFSGEPHSRGKMGDAFRYDSWRVPFNIAMDYSWYAKDREWQQQYAQRFQNFLYCEGLETYVDQYNIDGSTPDWILPAGGFQKLRHSLGLISTAGTASLMATHPKGWKFVDEIWDAKLEPYEDGYFDPYFDGLLYLFSLMQLSGNYQIITPQTN; via the coding sequence ATGAAGCAAAGAATTTATTTATCAGGGCTATTTTTCATCGGCTTGATCTTATTATCAGGAGCTATAAAAGCACAAAATTGTGATGAAGAAGTAGAAGATCCTCGTGGAAAAATGCAGACCTGGGAAAAGGGAGCCTGGGAAACCGGGGAATATAGAAATCTCTTTTTAGAGGCTGGTTATTCGCAAGCTGAAATCGATGCTAAACTTAAAAAAGCCTATTATGATGTATTTGAAGGGCCAAACAGGGTATACTTTGAAGTTGAGGATTCTCTAGCCTATGTTTCTGATTTAAAAAATGAAGATGCGCGTACCGAAGGTCTATCCTACGGACTTATGGTTGCGGTGCAGTTTGATAAAAAAGAAGTTTTTGACAAATTATGGCGCTGGACTGAAAAATATATGCAGCACCAGGAAGGACCCAGTGAAGCTTATTTTGCCTGGAGTGTAGATCCAAAAACGGGTAAAAAGAATGCCGAAGGATCCGCTTCAGATGGGGAATTGTTCTTTGTAACTGCATTACTTTTCGCTTCCAACCTTTGGGGAAATGACACCGGGATAAATTATTACGCCGAAGCCAGGAGAATTCTGGATGCTATGTGGAGCAAAGATGGTACTAATGGCGTTAGGAATGTACTTAATGAAGAGCATAAACAAATAACCTTTGTACCGCACGATGGCGGATATGACTGGACAGACCCTTCTTATCATGTGCCGGCATTCTTTGAGATTTGGGCAGAATATGCCAATGATGGTCGTGAGGAATTTTACAGAGCAACGGCTGATACAGCCCGGGTTTTTCTACACCGTGCAACCCATCCGGAAACCGGCCTTACTCCAGATTATGCCGAGTTTAGCGGAGAACCTCATAGCCGCGGTAAGATGGGAGATGCGTTTAGATATGATTCCTGGCGCGTTCCTTTTAATATTGCTATGGATTATAGCTGGTATGCTAAAGACAGGGAATGGCAGCAACAATATGCACAGCGATTCCAAAATTTCCTGTACTGTGAGGGACTGGAAACTTATGTAGATCAATATAATATAGATGGCTCAACTCCAGATTGGATACTTCCTGCGGGAGGCTTTCAAAAGTTAAGGCATTCCCTTGGCCTGATTTCTACTGCCGGCACAGCTTCTTTAATGGCTACCCATCCTAAAGGCTGGAAGTTTGTTGATGAAATTTGGGATGCCAAATTAGAACCCTACGAAGATGGTTATTTCGATCCGTATTTTGATGGACTGCTTTACCTGTTTAGCCTTATGCAATTAAGTGGTAATTACCAGATTATTACCCCACAAACAAACTAA
- a CDS encoding sialate O-acetylesterase produces the protein MKTIYFLIAILLMGPVGFAQDSNFHIYLSFGQSNMEGHAKFEPQDTLKNERFQVLQSVDCPELGREAGKWYTAVPPLSRCDTGLTPTDYFGRTMIQNLPEDVKIGVINVAVGGCKIELFDKENYKEYVANAPGWMLPAINKYNGNPYGHLVDMARKAQEKGVIKGILLHQGESNTGDEQWPEKVKAVYDNLIKDLNLNAEEVPLIAGEMVSEEQGGKCASMNKILAKLPQKIPNAHIVSSEGCEAVEDGLHFSAAGYRKLGRRYAEKMLPLLK, from the coding sequence ATGAAAACAATATATTTTCTAATAGCAATTTTACTAATGGGGCCTGTTGGTTTTGCACAGGATTCCAATTTCCATATCTATTTAAGCTTTGGTCAATCCAATATGGAAGGGCACGCCAAATTTGAACCTCAGGATACCCTTAAAAATGAAAGATTCCAGGTTTTACAAAGTGTAGATTGTCCTGAACTTGGGCGTGAAGCAGGAAAATGGTATACCGCGGTTCCGCCTTTGTCAAGGTGCGATACCGGGTTAACTCCAACCGATTATTTTGGAAGAACTATGATTCAAAATCTCCCTGAAGATGTGAAGATTGGGGTGATTAATGTTGCCGTGGGAGGATGCAAAATTGAATTATTCGATAAAGAAAATTATAAGGAATATGTTGCCAACGCTCCCGGCTGGATGCTGCCCGCAATTAATAAATACAACGGGAATCCTTATGGACATTTAGTAGATATGGCGAGAAAGGCCCAGGAAAAGGGAGTAATAAAAGGAATCCTTTTACACCAGGGAGAATCAAATACGGGAGATGAGCAGTGGCCCGAAAAGGTGAAAGCTGTTTATGATAATTTAATAAAGGATCTAAATTTAAATGCTGAAGAAGTTCCGCTTATTGCGGGAGAAATGGTTTCAGAAGAACAAGGCGGTAAATGTGCCAGTATGAATAAAATACTTGCAAAGCTTCCACAGAAAATTCCAAATGCACACATAGTTTCTTCAGAAGGATGTGAAGCCGTGGAGGACGGATTACATTTTTCAGCAGCTGGATATAGAAAATTGGGGAGACGTTACGCCGAAAAAATGCTTCCGCTTCTAAAGTAA
- a CDS encoding alpha/beta hydrolase-fold protein, which translates to MKKFSSLLFIILLMLGFSSSAQEIQKEAPKGFDQERTDISRGKIDSVSYTSKTVGNTRKALIYTPPGFSKEKKYPVLYLLHGIGGDEKEWLKGANPQVILDNLYAENRLEPMLVVMPNGRAMKNDRAEGNIFAPDKIEAFSRFEQDLLNDLIPFIEKNYPVMKDRKSRAIAGLSMGGGQSLNFGLGNLDKFAWVGAFSAAPNTKEPEVLLPNPQKAEEKLELLFISCGDKDDLLNISQRTHNYLFQEGVPHIYYLEPGGHDFKVWKNGLYMFSQFLFKPVDESSFSEYTVLGTPASTNIRSADYPQILPDNRVSFRINAPDAKKMQIDLGRKYDMKKDSSGTWTVTTDSIGQGFHYYSLVIDDVAVADPASETFYGMGRMASGIEIPSREGDFYALKEVPHGDVRIRRYFSKVTNSWRKMYVYAPPGYDASNADYPVLYLLHGGGEDERGWSTQGRADLILDNLIAENKAEPMLVVMMDGNLGSRDSFQQSLQTFEQELKQAVIPFVENNYRVASGDENRALAGLSMGGLQTLYAGIHNTDMFSHLGVFSSGWFTDNPELTKPEYAFMKENSATINNNLESFWISMGGEEDIAYDNNKVMMSKFDEMGIKYDYSEYPGGHTWPVWRHNLYSFAPLLFR; encoded by the coding sequence ATGAAAAAATTCAGTTCACTTTTATTTATTATTCTCCTGATGTTAGGATTTTCCTCATCGGCTCAGGAGATTCAAAAAGAAGCACCTAAAGGTTTTGATCAGGAACGAACCGACATTAGCCGGGGAAAAATTGATTCGGTAAGTTATACTTCTAAAACTGTAGGAAATACGCGAAAAGCATTAATTTATACTCCACCCGGTTTTTCAAAAGAGAAAAAGTATCCTGTTTTATACCTGCTTCACGGTATTGGCGGAGATGAAAAAGAATGGCTTAAGGGAGCTAATCCGCAGGTGATTCTTGATAATCTTTATGCTGAAAACAGGCTTGAACCTATGCTAGTGGTAATGCCTAACGGAAGGGCGATGAAAAACGATCGTGCCGAAGGCAATATCTTTGCGCCAGATAAAATTGAAGCTTTTAGTCGTTTTGAACAAGATTTATTAAATGATCTAATTCCTTTTATTGAAAAGAACTATCCGGTAATGAAAGATCGTAAAAGTCGGGCCATTGCGGGGCTTTCAATGGGAGGTGGGCAATCTCTGAACTTTGGTCTGGGTAATCTCGATAAATTTGCCTGGGTAGGAGCTTTTTCGGCTGCACCCAATACCAAAGAGCCTGAAGTGCTATTACCAAACCCGCAGAAAGCAGAAGAAAAACTTGAATTGCTTTTTATTTCTTGTGGTGATAAGGACGATCTTCTAAATATCAGCCAGCGGACTCATAATTATCTTTTTCAGGAGGGAGTACCACACATTTACTATCTGGAACCCGGTGGTCACGATTTTAAAGTCTGGAAGAACGGACTTTATATGTTTAGCCAGTTTTTATTTAAACCGGTAGATGAATCATCTTTTTCAGAATATACTGTTTTAGGAACTCCGGCTTCAACAAATATTCGTTCCGCAGATTATCCGCAAATACTTCCAGACAATCGTGTAAGCTTCCGCATCAATGCACCTGATGCAAAAAAAATGCAGATTGATCTTGGACGTAAATATGATATGAAAAAGGATTCCAGCGGAACCTGGACCGTTACTACAGATTCTATAGGTCAGGGATTTCATTATTATTCTTTGGTTATTGATGACGTAGCAGTAGCCGATCCTGCAAGCGAAACCTTTTATGGGATGGGGCGTATGGCAAGCGGTATTGAAATCCCATCAAGGGAGGGCGATTTTTACGCTTTGAAAGAGGTGCCGCACGGCGATGTACGAATTAGACGCTATTTTTCAAAAGTAACCAACAGCTGGAGAAAAATGTATGTTTACGCTCCTCCGGGTTACGACGCTTCAAATGCAGATTACCCGGTGTTATATTTATTGCACGGTGGAGGTGAGGACGAACGCGGCTGGTCTACCCAGGGACGTGCCGATCTAATTCTGGATAACCTTATTGCCGAAAACAAAGCTGAACCTATGCTGGTGGTAATGATGGATGGAAATTTGGGTTCCCGTGATTCTTTTCAGCAATCACTTCAAACTTTTGAGCAGGAGCTGAAACAGGCAGTAATTCCGTTTGTAGAAAATAATTATCGTGTGGCATCGGGAGATGAGAATCGTGCCCTGGCCGGACTTTCCATGGGTGGTCTTCAGACTTTATATGCCGGAATACATAATACCGATATGTTTTCCCATTTAGGCGTTTTTAGCTCTGGCTGGTTTACAGACAATCCGGAGCTTACCAAACCGGAGTATGCTTTTATGAAAGAAAATTCAGCTACCATTAATAATAACCTGGAGTCTTTCTGGATCTCTATGGGCGGCGAGGAAGACATAGCATACGATAATAATAAAGTGATGATGTCCAAATTTGACGAGATGGGAATAAAGTACGATTATAGTGAATATCCCGGCGGGCATACCTGGCCTGTGTGGCGCCACAATCTATATTCCTTTGCACCGCTTCTGTTTAGGTAA
- a CDS encoding alpha/beta hydrolase-fold protein encodes MKHYKLLLFLTLGFLSQVCIGQNQQATNEAEFKPSPVNQPGSEYPMVNEKGQVRTQISAPEATKVQLDIGGVKYDMAKNKEGVWTGESAPQDEGFHYYQLNIDGASVPDPGSLFFFGANRWGSGIEVPAHDQEFFALKNVPHGKVEQILFSSKSTDTTRRAFVYTPPKYDLEPQKRYPVLYLQHGYGENETSWPNQGRANLIIDNLLAEGETKPFIIVMTYGMTNEIEFGGLRDFDIQPFQTVLVDELIPYIDAHYRTKADKENRAMAGLSMGAFETKLVTLNKPEVFSHYALFSGGIYEPEELQDRTKPELIFISTGSKERPDAVKSAVSELQKEGFNAVSYVSEETAHEFHTWRRSLYQLAPLLFRAQK; translated from the coding sequence ATGAAACACTATAAGTTATTACTCTTTCTAACATTAGGTTTTTTATCACAGGTTTGTATTGGGCAAAACCAGCAGGCGACCAATGAAGCAGAGTTTAAGCCCTCCCCGGTAAATCAGCCAGGCAGTGAATATCCTATGGTTAACGAAAAGGGACAGGTACGCACACAAATATCTGCTCCTGAAGCCACAAAGGTTCAACTGGATATTGGTGGGGTGAAATACGATATGGCAAAAAATAAAGAAGGGGTGTGGACAGGTGAGTCGGCGCCGCAGGATGAAGGTTTTCATTATTATCAATTAAACATAGATGGTGCTTCTGTGCCAGATCCGGGGAGTTTATTTTTTTTCGGAGCGAATCGCTGGGGCAGCGGTATTGAAGTACCGGCTCACGATCAGGAATTCTTTGCTCTGAAGAATGTTCCTCATGGAAAAGTTGAACAAATTCTTTTTTCTTCAAAAAGTACAGATACTACGCGGCGCGCTTTTGTTTATACGCCACCGAAGTATGATTTAGAGCCTCAAAAACGCTATCCGGTCTTATACTTACAACACGGTTATGGAGAAAATGAAACTTCCTGGCCCAACCAGGGTCGCGCCAATCTTATAATAGATAACCTGCTTGCAGAAGGAGAAACCAAACCTTTTATTATTGTAATGACCTACGGTATGACCAATGAGATAGAATTTGGAGGGTTAAGAGACTTTGATATCCAGCCTTTTCAGACGGTTTTGGTAGATGAATTAATTCCTTATATAGATGCTCATTACAGAACAAAGGCCGATAAGGAGAACCGTGCAATGGCAGGACTTTCTATGGGAGCTTTTGAAACAAAACTTGTAACTTTAAATAAGCCGGAGGTATTTTCGCACTACGCCCTGTTTAGCGGCGGAATTTATGAACCCGAGGAACTTCAGGACCGAACCAAACCAGAATTAATTTTTATAAGTACGGGAAGTAAAGAACGACCTGATGCGGTAAAAAGTGCAGTTTCAGAATTGCAGAAGGAAGGTTTTAATGCAGTTTCATACGTTTCTGAAGAAACAGCTCACGAATTCCATACCTGGCGTCGCAGCTTATACCAGCTGGCCCCGTTGCTATTTCGAGCGCAGAAATAA